CGTCAAGTTTATAGCATGTTCATAACACAATTGCCGGTGCTACAAGGAATAGAGCAAGCAATTCACTACTTACCATCATTAGGCATAGTTAGAATGGGTATTTGGGTAATGGAGCCTGTTCTTCCCTCAATACGCCCAGCACGCTCATAAATGGTTGCCAGATCAGTATACATATATCCAGGATAACCACGCCTACCTGGCACCTCTTCTCGGGCTGCTGATACCTACACATAAGCAGAAGTGGGTTACTGACTTGTTACGGCAGCAAGTGCAAAATTATTACAGTTGAGCATAAAAGTTACTACATATACTCCAAATGCAGTACTATCAAGGTGGAAATCTTACAACTTACTGGATAGAGAAAACTACAAAACAATGTTATAAGTTAATAGAAACGTCAAGGTTCTGTTTTCAACACTAACACTGTATGGCCGTTTGGCAGTGGTGTGATTAACAAAGAAAAATAAGATATTTCAACACCAGATCACGACCAAACTCTGTCACTTCAGTTTGTACTGCATTTTGTACAAGACAGTTTCAAGTTTTAGTTCATTCAAGCAGTAATTTTTGCAATTAGATGGACGACATTTTAGTGTGCAATAAGGTTATACAATTTTATCAATCCTTTCCTTAAAAAATCATTAACTATTCAGGTCACTGGCAAAACATCAGGACAAGAAGTACTCCAAGGAAGAGCGAGCTGATTTGAAAATGCACTTCAATGAAATCATGCTCTAGTTGATGAAATATCAAGGGCAATACCTCACGAAGTGCATCTGCATATGAACTCATATCTGTCAAGATGACCAGAACGTGCTTCCCACATTCATATGCCAAATATTCTGCTGTTGTTAGCGCAATACGAGGGGTGATGATGCGTTCGATCGTGGGGTCATTTGCCTAAAAGACAAACAAGAGCAGAGTGTTAAATTATGTTTTGTTTGGCATTGACCGAGTCAAATCTTGTTTAGGAGACAACTAAAAAATTATCAAATACAAATTATAGCTATATATGCAGTAATAATTTTTGTCTTGCGGTAGGAAAAAGTCTGGTTAACAAGTAGAATGTAAATACCAAGTTCAGGAAAAGGGTGACCCTCTCCATTGAACCATTCTCTTCAAAATCACGTTTGAAGAATTGGGCTGTCTCCATGTTCACTCCCATAGCAGCAAACACAATAGCAAAATTGTCATCTTCACCACCACCCTGGTACATCAAAGAAATCAGATCAATCAACAAGCTATGATTTGGCCACGGTTGCAAAAATGGTCTCTTTCAAAGAGATGGTTACCTCTGCATGCTTTCCTTTCTCCAGCCTCTTGACAAGACCAGCCTGACGACAAATCTGAGCAGCGATTTCATTATGAGGAAGACCAGCAGCAGAAAAGAGAGGAATCTTTTGCCCTCGAGCAATGGAGTTCATGACATCAATTGTAGATATCCCTGTTTGAATCATCTCCTCTGGGTAGGTTCTCTCACTTGGGTTAATAGAACTTCCTGAAATAAGTAACAATACATAACTATCAGAAGTAAAAAAATGATTACAGTTTAACACCATTCATAGTTCTAATTTTGTCCTATAAAGAACAATGAACATACACTTAACCATGAAGCTCTTAAATAACAGTATCCTTGAACTGAGAAAGCACTTACCGGAGATATCCAAGTAGGCCTCAGGCAATATCGGGGGGCCATTATCAATAGGTTTTCCAGAGCCGTTAAAAATACGACCAAGCATATCAAGCGATACAGGAGTTTTCAGGACCTGTCACAGAAGCAGCATACCATAAGTAAGCAACAAAAAGTGGCAGCTTTCATATTCATATACAAACAGGAAGGCAGACAAtatt
The sequence above is drawn from the Triticum aestivum cultivar Chinese Spring chromosome 7A, IWGSC CS RefSeq v2.1, whole genome shotgun sequence genome and encodes:
- the LOC123148034 gene encoding V-type proton ATPase subunit B 1; this encodes MGPVKEGADMEEGTLEIGIEYRTVSGVAGPLVILDKVKGPKYQEIVNIRLGDGTTRRGQVLEVDGEKAVVQVFEGTSGIDNKYTTVQFTGEVLKTPVSLDMLGRIFNGSGKPIDNGPPILPEAYLDISGSSINPSERTYPEEMIQTGISTIDVMNSIARGQKIPLFSAAGLPHNEIAAQICRQAGLVKRLEKGKHAEGGGEDDNFAIVFAAMGVNMETAQFFKRDFEENGSMERVTLFLNLANDPTIERIITPRIALTTAEYLAYECGKHVLVILTDMSSYADALREVSAAREEVPGRRGYPGYMYTDLATIYERAGRIEGRTGSITQIPILTMPNDDITHPTPDLTGYITEGQIYIDRQLHNRQIYPPINVLPSLSRLMKSAIGEGMTRRDHSDVSNQLYANYAIGKDVQAMKAVVGEEALSSEDLLYLEFLDKFERKFVAQGAYDTRNIFQSLDLAWTLLRIFPRELLHRIPAKTLDAFYSRDAAH